A region of Fusarium keratoplasticum isolate Fu6.1 chromosome 6, whole genome shotgun sequence DNA encodes the following proteins:
- a CDS encoding Translation factor GUF1, mitochondrial: MSLAWSAGRAWSRQCLSQARRPWPAQLLLSRIPFRAYAAPPAAAKTPPSELEARIAAIPIERYRNFCIVAHIDHGKSTLSDRLLEYTGTISASDANKQILDKLDVERERGITVKAQTCTMIHNHEGEDYLLHLVDTPGHVDFRAEVTRSYASCGGALLLVDATQGIQAQTVSNFHLAFAQDLALVPVVNKIDMPAADIPRVLEQMQNSFELDPKEAIMLSAKTGKGVPNVLPAVIERIPHPVGDENKPLKMLLVDSWYDNFRGVVLLVRLFDGTIKTGDNVISLGTGMKYTVGQVGIQYPHATPQKVLRAGQVGYVYFNPGMKKIQDAKLGDTFTFVGAEDEVEPCPGFEEPKPMVFVAAFPTDQSDYSRLADSINQLVLNDRSVTLQKDFSEALGSGWRLGFLGSLHCSVFQDRLRQEHGKSVILTEPTVPSKIIWPDGSEEIVQNPALFPDVSHPRIRGAQLFEPFVIATITMPEEYLGRVIELCEANRGEQKSLEFFHTTQVILQYEIPTAQLVDDLFGKLKSATKGYATLDYEDSGWRQSNLVKLQLLVNRQPVDAICRVVHSSQVDRLGRQWVTKFKEHVDRQHFEVVIQATAGNRIVARETIKPFRKDVLAKLHAADVSRRRKLLEKQKEGRKRLRAVGNVVIDQSAFQSFMSR, translated from the exons ATGAGCCTGGCTTGGAGCGCTGGCCGCGCCTGGAGTCGGCAATGTCTCTCGCAAGCTAGACGGCCGTGGCCtgcccagctcctcctctcgcGAATACCGTTCCGAGCGTACGCTGCTCCCCCCGCCGCAGCAAAGACTCCGCCGTCTGAGCTCGAGGCTCGCATCGCTGCCATCCCGATCGAGCGGTATCGCAACTTTTGCATCGTTGCGCATATTGACCATGGCAAGAGTACGCTGAGCGATCGGTTGTTGGAGTATACGGGCACGATATCGGCTAGCGATGCGAATAAGCAGATTCTGGATAAGCTTGATGTGGAGAGGGAGCGTGGTATTACTGTCAAGGCGCAGACTTGTACCATGATTCATAACcacgagggcgaggactACCTTTTACATCTTGTCGATACCCCCGGCCACGTCGATTTCCGTGCCGAAGTTACTCGATCGTATGCCAGTTGCGGTGGTGCCTTGCTGCTTGTCGATGCAACACAGGGTATCCAGGCGCAGACGGTGTCCAACTTCCACCTTGCGTTTGCGCAGGATCTCGCCCTGGTTCCTGTGGTCAACAAGATCGATATGCCGGCTGCAGATATACCGCGTGTACTTGAGCAGATGCAGAACAGCTTTGAGTTGGATCCTAAGGAGGCCATCATGCTCAGCGCAAAGACGGGCAAGGGTGTGCCGAATGTACTGCCTGCTGTCATTGAGCGGATCCCCCATCCTGTGGGCGACGAGAACAAGCCATTGAAGATGCTGCTGGTGGACTCCTGGTACGACAACTTCCGGGGTGTCGTCTTGCTGGTGAGACTCTTTGACGGTACCATCAAGACTGGCGACAACGTTATATCTCTTGGTACTGGCATGAAGTACACAGTCGGCCAAGTAGGCATCCAATATCCTCACGCCACGCCGCAAAAGGTCCTCCGCGCTGGTCAAGTCGGATACGTCTACTTCAACCCTGGAATGAAGAAGATTCAAGACGCCAAGCTCGGCGACACCTTTACCTTTGTCGGCGCCGAAGACGAGGTCGAGCCCTGTCCGGGCTTTgaggagcccaagcccaTGGTGTTTGTCGCTGCATTCCCTACGGATCAAAGCGACTACAGTCGACTGGCGGACAGTATCAACCAACTCGTTCTCAACGACCGTAGTGTCACGTTGCAGAAGGATTTTTCTGAGGCGTTGGGATCGGGTTGGCGTTTGGGATTTCTGGGAAGCTTGCATTGCTCCGTGTTTCAAGACCGTTTGAGACAGGAACATGGAAAGAGCGTCATCCTCACGGAACCGACTGTGCCGTCCAAGATCATCTGGCCCGATGGGTCTGAGGAGATTGTGCAGAATCCTGCCTTGTTCCCTGATGTGAGCCATCCTCGCATCAGGGGTGCTCAGCTGTTTGAACC TTTTGTCATAGCTACTATTACGATGCCTGAGGAGTATCTCGGTCGAGTTATTGAGCTGTGCGAGGCCAATCGTGGAGAACAAAAGAGCCTCGAGTTCTTTCACACGACGCAGGTCATTCTACAGTATGAGATTCCAACAGCTCAACTAGTTGATGACCTTTTTGGAAAGCTCAAGAGTGCAAC CAAGGGATATGCTACTCTGGACTATGAGGATTCGGGCTGGCGACAGAGCAACTTGGTcaagctgcagcttcttgtGAACAGGCAGCCAGTCGATGCTATCTGCCGAGTTGTGCACTCATCACAGGTTGACCGTCTTGGACGCCAGTGGGTgaccaagttcaaggagcaCGTCGACCGTCAACATTTCG AGGTCGTCATCCAAGCCACAGCCGGAAACAGAATCGTGGCGAGAGAAACAATCAAGCCCTTCCGCAAGGACGTGCTCGCCAAGCTCCATGCCGCTGATGTCTCCCGAAGACGGAAGCTGCTagagaagcaaaaggaggGCAGAAAGAGGCTGCGTGCCGTAGGAAATGTCGTCATTGATCAGTCGGCGTTCCAGAGCTTCATGTCTAGATGA
- a CDS encoding MIT domain-containing protein, which yields MPDGQISSSHSRHHQSTVSTSSRSSVAVAAVAVAISPSWLRSSTSTNTDSRHQYQHRQYHDPSRPAPSFSPSSLNAQPHVPATARLPRTSSLLPPPQITPSSRSSPHEQSNHLSPISAGHEVPHNAAESSWLLNRWSTSTVSSRASAAPHRAPASRFGSRSSIDATSPSSRSSPSSKPSPRKLQKNRRPSASSVNADVSVPKPPEQSTQLPQALPPIVTLSPLEPPALGELLAVKSKGTGPGSPEPGRSTIARESQSLISPGTTDSPIQSVTSTPASARSMASYRPTMPYDQDHEAYAPHRGHSRSRSGKSSHDKGRGPKPPSQKAMLSRALQKANTAVQLDNAQNFEGAREAYAEACDLLQQVLQKTTADEDKRKLEAIRRTYTSRIEELDQMTPWQPEEESKALPARPESLAQHSESESVLNLDEDDDNDATLFETATITRVIRDDSRSPQPPYPAYSPPQQEDGGYRRRSIQKPKPIVTTLTPEPGLLQSSFSRSPIRLRTPDHLLLQRSVDPYMPAPLSPRRPMSPVKPEADEMDEPIRSDFSMAPDAPVNPPVGNAVPQTHFRDDSLNSWLDPIDESGGSTSSSVHSRTSSLGFRRKHIRAVSGETEAEFDTALDAAIEAAYDDGYEPMSPMDYGRRVSAEASEEAVVNALRKVELARQRVREMEEEEYGMALEMGRRAQQQQQQQQQQSLPSDNHGMSQDFYDDNSSDDEERILEEITRDYGLGPYVASQRQPSVPRESDSSGVTSRTWHSSQGSNPPTAATSLSTVTELPPAFTNISQAPAAPPPTQSLPELPQRPGSSAQSVRNRRMSGQNAKQLKIETSKLVPPLQNHPEDLAQAKSAPMDGQESHFPADTGMRVTSAPHRPSSPPLFEASPTDVSAAKPTPSPFGQLGQAEGDEAAPAQHSGSPSATRLRKNFSSSSLRSMKSRNMSATNLEEGSDMSPGTPGSNPFGSLHAPSVPALPTPLTTTFRERSDTNAAGLSLFDDHFYSPTSPGSPNELYPDPPVPLEPCPTDFMLRPFWLMRCLYQTLAHPRGGYLSHKLFVPRDVWRVKGVKLKNIEEKVANCDFLTAALLKIERVDTCDADAVLEEMQSLEGILEQVQTALSRKLGNEVGVQSSGTLFKDATNGDDSAAPGVPRSSSVSGKSSFSWRRLRSKNSAVGLGGSYTSRLVATDTGKDVPSIASLPMTPNPTSRPAKRDLTQAQFTGPNAMYMSSLARLFDAAQAIDQIARQVEDPGLRHADKTQVGLELCTRHAAEFFGFYVCRFVLADLGLLLDKFIKRGSEWVLT from the exons ATGCCCGACGGCCAGATCTCGTCTTCTCACTCTCGCCATCACCAGTCCACCGTGTCAACGTCCTCCCGCTCATCTGTTGCCGTGGCTGCAGTTGCTGTCGCAATCTCGCCGTCGTGGCTTCGATCTTCCACCTCCACAAACACTGACTCGCGACACCAGTATCAGCATCGGCAATATCACGACCCCTCGAGGCCCGCGCCCTCgttctcgccctcctcgctAAACGCGCAGCCTCACGTACCCGCGACTGCACGCCTTCCCCGGACCTCGTCGCTTCTCCCGCCGCCTCAAATCACGCCCTCCTCGAGATCCAGCCCTCACGAGCAGTCGAATCATCTGTCACCGATTTCTGCTGGACACGAAGTCCCCCACAACGCTGCCGAGAGCTCGTGGCTTCTCAACCGCTGGTCGACCTCGACTGTGTCTAGTCGTGCCTCGGCTGCACCTCACCGCGCGCCCGCTTCTCGATTCGGTAGTCGCTCCAGTATCGATGCGACGAGCCCCAGTAGCCGTTCTTCACCGTCATCCAAGCCATCGCCCCGGAAATTACAGAAGAATCGACGACCTAGCGCTTCATCCGTCAACGCCGACGTTTCCGTCCCTAAACCTCCAGAACAGAGCACTCAGCTACCGCAAGCGCTCCCGCCAATTGTCACTTTATCGCCTTTAGAGCCTCCTGCGCTCGGCGAACTCCTCGCGGTCAAATCCAAAGGGACTGGCCCTGGTTCACCTGAGCCTGGGCGATCGACCATCGCCCGCGAGAGTCAGTCCCTGATAAGCCCTGGAACGACCGACTCTCCAATCCAGTCTGTGACATCGACACCAGCAAGTGCGCGCTCCATGGCTTCATATAGACCCACCATGCCTTACGACCAGGACCACGAGGCATATGCGCCTCACCGAGGCCATTCTCGGAGCCGCTCCGGGAAGAGCAGCCATGATAAAGGACGTGGACCAAAGCCTCCGTCGCAGAAGGCAATGCTGTCCCGCGCTCTGCAAAAAGCCAACACTGCAGTTCAGCTAGATAATGCGCAGAATTTTGAAGGCGCCCGGGAGGCGTATGCGGAGGCTTGTGATCTTTTGCAGCAAGTGCTGCAGAAGACGACAGCAGATGAAGACAAACGAAAGCTTGAAGCTATT CGACGAACTTACACGAGCCGTATTGAAGAATTGGATCAAATGACGCCTTGGCAGCCAGAGGAGGAGTCCAAAGCCCTACCAGCTCGCCCCGAGAGCCTGGCACAGCACTCGGAATCCGAGTCTGTACTTaaccttgacgaggatgacgacaacgacgCGACGCTTTTCGAGACAGCAACTATCACGAGAGTTATCAGAGATGACAGCCGCAGTCCTCAACCCCCATATCCAGCTTACTCACCACCCCAACAAGAGGATGGTGGATATAGAAGAAGGAGCATAcagaagccgaagccgatAGTCACCACCCTTACACCGGAACCTGGACTCCTTCAGTCTTCCTTCTCGCGGTCCCCTATCCGGCTCCGAACGCCTGACCATCTCCTTCTGCAAAGATCTGTAGACCCATACATGCCAGCTCCGTTGTCACCACGCCGCCCGATGTCACCAGTCAAGCCGGAAGCGGACGAAATGGATGAGCCTATTCGATCTGATTTCTCCATGGCCCCAGATGCTCCAGTCAATCCTCCAGTCGGAAACGCGGTACCTCAAACTCATTTCCGGGACGACAGTTTGAACTCGTGGCTTGACCCTATCGATGAGTCTGGTGgttcaacctcttcctctgttCACTCTCGCACATCTTCGCTTGGTTTTAGGAGGAAGCACATCCGGGCTGTTAGTGGTGAAACTGAGGCCGAATTCGACACTGCACTGGACGCAGCTATTGAAGCGGCATATGATGACGGCTATGAGCCGATGAGCCCAATGGATTATGGACGACGAGTTTCAGCTGAAGCGAGCGAGGAAGCAGTAGTTAATGCCTTGCGCAAAGTTGAATTGGCGCGCCAGCGGGTtcgagagatggaggaagaagagtatgggatggccttggagatgggacGACGAgcacagcaacagcagcagcagcagcagcagcaatcgCTCCCCTCGGATAATCATGGTATGTCCCAGGATTTCTACGACGATAATTCATCagacgatgaagagaggATACTGGAAGAAATCACCCGCGACTATGGCCTTGGGCCGTATGTTGCAAGTCAGCGGCAGCCATCAGTCCCTCGCGAATCCGATTCAAGCGGCGTCACCTCGCGCACATGGCATAGTTCACAGGGATCGAACCCTCCCACAGCAGCGACCTCATTGTCTACCGTTACGGAACTGCCACCGGCCTTCACAAATATCTCGCAGGCGCCTGCTGCGCCGCCACCAACACAGTCGCTCCCTGAGTTGCCTCAACGGCCTGGCTCATCCGCCCAGAGTGTGCGGAATCGTCGCATGTCTGGACAGAATGCTAAGCAGCTCAAGATCGAGACCTCCAAGCTGGTGCCTCCTCTCCAGAACCACCCCGAGGATCTGGCACAGGCCAAGTCTGCTCCTATGGATGGCCAGGAGTCACACTTTCCCGCTGATACGGGTATGAGGGTGACAAGTGCGCCTCATAGACCTTCATCACCCCCCTTATTCGAGGCCAGTCCTACCGATGTGTCGGCAGCCAAACCCACACCATCACCTTTCGGCCAACTGGGACAAGCTGAGGGAGATGAAGCTGCCCCGGCACAGCATTCTGGATCTCCATCCGCGACACGATTGAGGAAGAACTTTTCTTcgtcgagtttgagaagcatGAAGAGCCGCAACATGTCGGCCACTAACCTTGAAGAAGGCTCGGATATGTCTCCTGGAACACCAGGAAGCAATCCTTTTGGCAGTCTTCATGCTCCTTCTGTCCCGGCACTCCCCACTCCCCTTACAACCACGTTCCGGGAACGATCAGACACCAATGCTGCTGGACTCTCTCTGTTTGACGATCACTTTTACTCCCCGACGAGCCCTGGCTCACCGAACGAGCTATACCCGGATCCGCCTGTCCCTCTTGAGCCCTGCCCCACGGACTTTATGCTTCGGCCGTTCTGGTTGATGCGATGTCTCTATCAAACCCTGGCTCATCCACGGGGTGGTTATCTCAGTCACAAGCTCTTCGTACCAAGGGATGTGTGGCGAGTAAAGggagtcaagctcaagaatatcgaggagaaggtggCAAACTGCGATTTCCTCACCGCTGCTTTGCTCAAGATTGAGAGGGTCGACACGTGCGATGCTGATGCAGTGCTCGAAGAAATGCAGTCCCTGGAGGGCATTCTAGAGCAGGTTCAGACTGCCTTGAGCCGCAAGCTTGGCAATGAGGTTGGCGTACAGAGCTCGGGAACCCTATTCAAGGATGCGACGAATGGCGATGACAGCGCAGCACCTGGTGTGCCACGATCTTCCAGCGTTTCAGGGAAATCATCATTCTCTTGGCGGCGTCTTCGTTCCAAGAACTCTGCGGTCGGGCTTGGCGGCTCATACACAAGCCGCCTGGTGGCAACAGACACGGGCAAGGATGTGCCAAGCATCGCCAGCCTACCCATGACGCCGAACCCGACGAGTCGCCCGGCTAAGAGGGATCTGACACAAGCACAATTTACGGGCCCGAATGCGATGTACATGagctcgctcgctcgcctcTTTGATGCGGCCCAGGCTATTG ATCAAATCGCAAGACAAGTAGAAGATCCTGGGTTGCGGCACGCCGACAAGACGCAGGTTGGGCTTGAGTTGTGCACGCGACACGCTGCAGAGTTCTTTGGGTTCTACGTGTGCCGGTTTGTCCTGGCAGATCTGGGGTTGCTACTAGACAAGTTCATTAAGCGTGGCAGCGAATGGGTTCTCACATGA
- a CDS encoding DUF1716 domain-containing protein: protein MASVDDIFKSSGISGKRKLDPIRDPNEIYKSAKLNADSSNRHARVDDAPQDDDDTEAGPALPPGDDEDFGPELPPDDDEGRFFGGGITQQEEQILDYVDEADAGAAPEKIDAAWLRKTALNFEKRINKNAELRARFEDEPQKFISSEADLDADIKGLSLLSEHPELYPEFVKTGCVASLVGLLAHENTDIAIDAIEIMGELTDEDVDAEDEQWNGLVDAMMEADVLGLLVSNFSRLNEDDESDRNGIYHALGVIENLCSKQSVTERVGQDEKLLQWLLQRIQRKESLVSQNKQYAAEILAIIAQMAVANRSQLIRLDAIDLLLQLAAPYRRRDPDKGGEEEEYMENIFASLTSLVDEVSGKAKFIEAEGVELCLIMLKEGKKSKPPALRLLNHAAGGNAGTEVCQKIVEAAGLKTLFTLFMKTNDHRLAEHLVEIFASMLRLLPANSAERIRTLAKFVEKDYEKISKLIKFRRDYVARISLAEQQNEAERAVTSKEDRETAEIEWLSRRIDAGLFTLQTIDVVLAWLVAEDTGAARKIRQLLAERDEKLSVIGATLKEQLDGLDTAEENLDLRDMLSTLVEFVQ from the exons ATGGCGAGCGTCGACGATATCTTCAAG AGCTCAGGCATTTCAGGGAAGCGCAAGCTTGATCCCATTCGAGATCCAA ACGAAATCTACAAGTCTGCAAAGCTCAACGCCGACAGCTCAAATCGTCATGCCCGAGTCGACGATGCGCCgcaggacgacgacgatacAGAGGCAGGACCAGCACTTCCTCCcggcgacgatgaagactTTGGCCCCGAACTACCACcggacgacgatgagggtCGCTTCTTTGGAGGAGGGATCAcacaacaagaagaacagATCCTCGACTACGTAGACGAGGCCGACGCTGGCGCAGCACCTGAAAAGATCGATGCTGCCTGGCTGCGCAAGACAGCACTCAACTTTGAGAAGCGCATCAACAAGAACGCCGAGCTTCGCGCCAGGTTTGAGGACGAGCCACAAAAGTTCATCAGCAGCGAAGCtgacctcgacgccgacatcaagggcctctcccttctctccGAGCACCCTGAGCTATACCCCGAGTTTGTCAAGACGGGATGCGTCGCCAGTCTGGTCGGCCTGCTAGCGCATGAGAACACAGATATTGCCATCGATGCTATCGAGATCATGGGCGAGTTGACAGACGAGgacgtcgacgccgaggacgaaCAATGGAACGGTCTGGTagatgccatgatggaggcggaCGTCCTTGGTCTTTTGGTTTCCAACTTCTCCCGCCTAaacgaagacgacgagtcGGATCGGAACGGTATCTACCATGCCCTCGGTGTGATTGAGAACCTGTGCTCCAAGCAATCTGTGACTGAGCGCGTCGGTCAGGATGAGAAGCTACTACAATGGTTGCTGCAGCGCATCCAGCGAAAGGAGAGCCTAGTCTCCCAGAACAAGCAATATGCAGCCGAGATCCTTGCCATCATTGCTCAAATGGCCGTCGCCAACCGCTCACAGCTCATCCGtctcgatgccatcgacctcctcctccaactcgcAGCCCCCTACCGAAGACGGGACCCGGAcaagggaggagaggaggaggagtacaTGGAGAACATCTTTGCATCCTTGACATCTCTCGTGGACGAAGTTTcaggcaaggccaagttcatcgaggccgagggagTTGAGCTATGCCTCATCATGCTCaaggagggaaagaagagcaAACCCCCAGCGCTGCGACTCCTGAACCATGCGGCGGGAGGCAACGCTGGCACAGAAGTCTGTCAGAAGATTGTTGAAGCTGCTGGTCTCAAGACTCTCTTCACACTCTTCATGAAGACCAATGATCACCGTCTAGCAGAGCACCTCGTCGAGATCTTTGCATCCATGCTACGGCTACTACCAGCCAACTCTGCAGAGCGGATACGGACGCTGGCAAAGTTTGTGGAAAAAGACTATGAGAAGATATCAAAGCTCATCAAGTTCCGGAGAGATTACGTCGCTCGGATCTCATTAGCTGAGCAGCAAAacgaggctgagagggcTGTGACATCAAAGGAGGATCGTGAAACAGCTGAGATTGAGTGGCTATCCCGGAGGATCGACGCCGGGCTTTTCACACTGCAGACGATTGACGTCGTCTTGGCTTGGTTGGTGGCAGAAGACACAGGAGCAGCACGCAAGATTAGACAACTCCTGGCTGAGCGCGATGAGAAGTTATCCGTCATCGGCGCAACGCTCAAGGAGCAGCTGGATGGACTTGACACGGCGGAGGAGAACCTGGATCTAAGGGATATGTTGAGCACTCTAGTCGAGTTTGTTCAGTAA
- a CDS encoding V-type proton ATPase subunit G: MSAQNSAGIQTLLDAEREASKIVQKAREFRTKRVREARDEAKREIADYKNNKEDEYKKFEAEHSKGNQQAEDEANKEADAQIKSIQEAGKKGQAQVVKNLLNAVFEVQPIAPTKA; the protein is encoded by the exons ATG TCTGCCCAGAACTCGGCCGGCATTCAGACTCTCCTCGAC GCCGAGCGAGAAGCCTCCAAGATTGTCCAGAAGG CCCGAGAGT TCCGCACCAAGCGCGTTCGTGAGGCTCGCGATGAGGCCAAGCGGGAGATAGCCGActacaagaacaacaaggaGGACGAGTACAAGAAGTTCGAGGCCGAG CACAGCAAGGGTAACCAgcaggccgaggacgaggccaaCAAGGAGGCCGATGCTCAGATCAAGAGCATCCAGGAGGCCGGCAAGAAGGGCCAGGCCCAGGTCGTCAAGAACCTGCTCAACGCCGTCTTTGAGGTCCAGCCCATTGCCCCCACCAAGGCCTGA